In Clostridiales bacterium, the genomic window TGTAACCGCAATCAGCGTTATGATGACGGCGGTCGCGCTGTTCGGTTTTTCAATTTCCGGATCATTAATCTCCCTCTGCTTATGGGCAGTTCCCTATGGGCTGGGTGCAGGCGCAGTTGATGCAGCTTTAAACAATTATGTCGCACTGCACTATGCCTCCCGGCATATGAGCTGGCTGCATTGCTTTTGGGGTGTTGGGGCAGCGATAAGCCCCTATATCATGAGCTATTGCCTGATAAGCGGACGAGGTTGGGATACTGGCTATCGTTCGGTAGCCGGTATTCAGATTGTACTGACAGTAATACTTTTTATTAGCCTTCCCTTATGGAAAAGAAAATCAATTGTCCATGACAGCGATGAAACACCTGCGGCAGCTCTGAGCCTGTGGCAGGCCTTGAAAATTAAGGGGGTTAAATTAATCCTTCTAACCTTCTTTAGCTATTGCGCCCTTGAAAGCACAACGGGGCTGTGGGCAAGCAGCTATCTTGTTCAACACCGCGGAATTGATGCTGAAACTGCCGCAAAATTTGCGTCGCTGTTTTTCTTCGGCATAACTTTCGGACGTTTTCTCTGTGGTTTTATCGCTGAGATGGTTGGGGACAAACTGCTGATTCGCTTTGGAATCATAACCATTATGGTTGGCATTTTTATGCTCGGGCTTCCTGTTGGAATCAATACTTTAGCGTTGCTTGGGCTTGTTATTATCGGTCTCGGCTGTGCTCCGGTTTATCCCTCAAT contains:
- a CDS encoding MFS transporter, whose amino-acid sequence is MYSLLLIIIYIAFISLGLPDSLLGSAWPVMYKQFDVPLSYAGIVTMIIAGGTIVSSLLSDRLTRRHGAGLVTAISVMMTAVALFGFSISGSLISLCLWAVPYGLGAGAVDAALNNYVALHYASRHMSWLHCFWGVGAAISPYIMSYCLISGRGWDTGYRSVAGIQIVLTVILFISLPLWKRKSIVHDSDETPAAALSLWQALKIKGVKLILLTFFSYCALESTTGLWASSYLVQHRGIDAETAAKFASLFFFGITFGRFLCGFIAEMVGDKLLIRFGIITIMVGIFMLGLPVGINTLALLGLVIIGLGCAPVYPSIIHSTPSNFGAENSQAIIGIQMASAYMGSTFMPPLFGVIADHIDIGVYPLYLIFFAILMLLMSERLTRTIEKNRS